From the genome of Miscanthus floridulus cultivar M001 unplaced genomic scaffold, ASM1932011v1 os_984, whole genome shotgun sequence, one region includes:
- the LOC136535488 gene encoding methylmalonate-semialdehyde dehydrogenase [acylating], mitochondrial-like, with protein sequence MKADSLDDAIQIINRNKYGNGASIFTTSGVSARKFQTDIEAGQVGINVPIPVPLPFFSFTGSKASFAGDLNFYGKAGVQFFTQIKTITQQWKESPAQRVSLSMPTSQK encoded by the exons ATGAAG GCAGACAGCCTAGATGATGCCATCCAAATTATAAACAGAAACAA GTATGGCAATGGGGCTTCCATATTTACAACATCTGGTGTCTCTGCCAGGAAATTTCAAACAGACATTGAAGCTGGCCAG GTGGGCATCAACGTGCCGATTCCAGTTCCCCTGCCATTCTTCTCCTTCACGGGAAGCAAAGCTTCATTTGCAGGAGATTTGAATTTCTACG GCAAGGCTGGCGTGCAGTTCTTCACCCAGATCAAGACGATCACGCAGCAGTGGAAGGAGTCACCAGCGCAGCGGGTCTCCCTCTCCATGCCCACCTCGCAGAAGTGA